The following coding sequences are from one Gossypium raimondii isolate GPD5lz chromosome 4, ASM2569854v1, whole genome shotgun sequence window:
- the LOC105768150 gene encoding uncharacterized protein LOC105768150 isoform X1: MDIRAGIGSLKSQSFWKTSQRSISSFNFPCSSFKTFCSKKDSQQQPQQNGDDNNGMKCRSALKAQYLSTHLEFHLNIEKGDKFSTDWDKAWSNFKKQTKRSFLSGFSPNKYVTWNPRQSNYPLSEEVDPIKRTERSNLMLWTSPGFTLVGAIIIVSFLLLYTILAPVK; the protein is encoded by the exons ATGGATATTCGAGCTGGAATCGGGAGCTTAAAATCTCAAAGTTTTTGGAAAACTTCCCAGAGATctatttcttcatttaattttccttGTTCTTCTTTCAAAACTTTCTGCTCCAAAAAGGACTCTCAGCAGCAACCTCAACAGAACGGTGATGATAACAATGGTATGAAATGTCGATCAGCTTTGAAGGCTCAATATCTATCAACCCACCTTGAATTTCACTTAAATATCGAAAAGG GTGATAAGTTCTCAACCGACTGGGATAAGGCATGGTCGAATTTCAAGAAGCAAACCAAAAGGTCCTTCCTTTCAGGGTTTTCTCCTAACAAGTATGTTACCTGGAATCCTAGACAATCGAACTATCCCTTGTCCGAAGAGGTAGATCCAATAAAGAGAACAGAGAGGTCGAATCTCATGTTATGGACGAGTCCAGGATTTACTTTAGTAGGAGCAATAATAATAGTCTCATTCCTTTTGTTGTATACCATTCTTGCACCAGTTAAGTGA
- the LOC105768150 gene encoding uncharacterized protein LOC105768150 isoform X2, giving the protein MDIRAGIGSLKSQSFWKTSQRSISSFNFPCSSFKTFCSKKDSQQQPQQNGDDNNGDKFSTDWDKAWSNFKKQTKRSFLSGFSPNKYVTWNPRQSNYPLSEEVDPIKRTERSNLMLWTSPGFTLVGAIIIVSFLLLYTILAPVK; this is encoded by the exons ATGGATATTCGAGCTGGAATCGGGAGCTTAAAATCTCAAAGTTTTTGGAAAACTTCCCAGAGATctatttcttcatttaattttccttGTTCTTCTTTCAAAACTTTCTGCTCCAAAAAGGACTCTCAGCAGCAACCTCAACAGAACGGTGATGATAACAATG GTGATAAGTTCTCAACCGACTGGGATAAGGCATGGTCGAATTTCAAGAAGCAAACCAAAAGGTCCTTCCTTTCAGGGTTTTCTCCTAACAAGTATGTTACCTGGAATCCTAGACAATCGAACTATCCCTTGTCCGAAGAGGTAGATCCAATAAAGAGAACAGAGAGGTCGAATCTCATGTTATGGACGAGTCCAGGATTTACTTTAGTAGGAGCAATAATAATAGTCTCATTCCTTTTGTTGTATACCATTCTTGCACCAGTTAAGTGA